The DNA segment ATCTTTTTAAAGTGGATGGTGTTTTTAGCTCAATAAATGGCGCTGGTTTTGTGGACATATATTTCTCCAAAATGTTTTATATTTTGGAGAGTTTAAATGTTTGATGCGTGGTTATTAGGTGGGATTATTAGGGGTTTACGAAGGAACAACTGGAAAAAACAATTTTTGCCATCGAACAAGCAAAGAAAACTTTGGCATCTCTCGAACAGCAGGAAAAACCCACCACACGCCAAATATTCAATGTTGTTTCTCATGATGACGGCGACACAGCTACATTGTATGTCAACGTGGGCGAAAAGAGTCTATCTGTACCCTATCAGGAAGCCTTATTCCTTGTACCCAGTGATGTAGCGCCACACGAAGTGACAAATCAAGACATGACAGAAATTGTCGGTAAAATTGTTGAGGCAGAAAGCCCTATTCATGAAAACGAAATCGTTACTCGTGTTCGTATGCTGTGGAACTTAGCACGTGCCGGCAACCGTATTCAGGCCAAGGTCAAGGCAGGGCTTATGCAGGCAGCCCAACATGGCATTATCATACAAGAAGGGGATTTTTATCTTAAACAAGGAGTAGATGTTCAGGTACGAAATCGCAACAATGTGTCTTCTCCAAGCCTGCGCAAACCGGAACACTTACCCCCGCAAGAAATCAGGAAAACCATCCTTGTTTTGATAAAAGCCAATTTCGGCGCCAGCCGTGACCAACTTCCCTCCGAGGTG comes from the Gammaproteobacteria bacterium genome and includes:
- a CDS encoding DUF3320 domain-containing protein, producing the protein MASLEQQEKPTTRQIFNVVSHDDGDTATLYVNVGEKSLSVPYQEALFLVPSDVAPHEVTNQDMTEIVGKIVEAESPIHENEIVTRVRMLWNLARAGNRIQAKVKAGLMQAAQHGIIIQEGDFYLKQGVDVQVRNRNNVSSPSLRKPEHLPPQEIRKTILVLIKANFGASRDQLPSEVAHLLGFKSTSAQLREVIEPEIQELLNAGKLQERGDHLTLCDTVNMA